One Rhinopithecus roxellana isolate Shanxi Qingling chromosome 7, ASM756505v1, whole genome shotgun sequence DNA segment encodes these proteins:
- the VGLL1 gene encoding transcription cofactor vestigial-like protein 1 isoform X2, whose protein sequence is MEEMKKTDNRMPKGKQKPIKTEWNSRCVLFTYFQGDISSVVDEHFSRALSNIKSPQELTPSSQSEGVMLKNDDSMSPNQWRYSSPWTKPQPEVPVTNRAANCNLHVPTPMAVNQFSPSLARRASVRPGELWHFSSLAGTSSLEPGYSHAFPARHLVPEPQPDGKREPLLSLLQQDRCLARPQEPAARENGNPGQIAGSTGLLFNLPPGSVHYKKLYVSRGSASTSLPNETLSELETPGKYSLTPPNHWGHPHRYLQHL, encoded by the exons atggaagaaatgaagaagactGACAACCGGATGCCCAAAGGCAAGCAGAAGCCTATAAAGACAGAATGGAATTCCCGGTGTGTCCTTTTCACCTACTTCCAAGGGGACATCAGCAGTGTAGTGGATGAGCACTTCTCCAGAGCTCTGAGCAATATCAAGAGCCCCCAGGAACTGACCCCCTCGAGTCAGAGTGAAGGTGTGATGCTGAAGAACG ATGATAGCATGTCTCCAAATCAGTGGCGTTACTCTTCTCCATGGACAAAGCCACAGCCAGAAGTACCTGTCACAAACCGTGCCGCCAACTGCAACTTGCATGTGCCTACTCCCATGGCTGTGAATCAGTTCTCACCATCCCTGGCTAGGAGGGCCTCTGTTCGGCCTGGGGAGCTGTGGCATTTCTCCTCCCTGGCTGGCACCAGCTCCTTAGAGCCTGGCTACTCTCATGCCTTCCCTGCTCGGCACCTGGTTCCAGAGCCCCAGCCTGATGGGAAACGTGAGCCTCTCCTAAGTCTCCTCCAGCAAGACAGATGCCTAGCCCGTCCTCAGGAACCTGCCGCCAGGGAGAATGGCAACCCTGGCCAGATAGCTGGAAGCACAGGGTTGCTCTTCAACCTGCCTCCCGGCTCAGTTCACT atAAGAAACTGTATGTATCTCGTGGATCTGCCAGTACCAGCCTTCCAAATGAAA CTCTTTCAGAGTTAGAGACACCTGGGAAATACTCACTTACACCACCAAACCACTGGGGCCACCCACATCGATACCTGCAGCATCTTTAG
- the VGLL1 gene encoding transcription cofactor vestigial-like protein 1 isoform X1, translated as MEEMKKTDNRMPKGKQKPIKTEWNSRCVLFTYFQGDISSVVDEHFSRALSNIKSPQELTPSSQSEGVMLKNDDSMSPNQWRYSSPWTKPQPEVPVTNRAANCNLHVPTPMAVNQFSPSLARRASVRPGELWHFSSLAGTSSLEPGYSHAFPARHLVPEPQPDGKREPLLSLLQQDRCLARPQEPAARENGNPGQIAGSTGLLFNLPPGSVHYKKLYVSRGSASTSLPNEMYRFSLHTTQLLHGDGEGVASAIQDCLPYRLPVPFSVIQS; from the exons atggaagaaatgaagaagactGACAACCGGATGCCCAAAGGCAAGCAGAAGCCTATAAAGACAGAATGGAATTCCCGGTGTGTCCTTTTCACCTACTTCCAAGGGGACATCAGCAGTGTAGTGGATGAGCACTTCTCCAGAGCTCTGAGCAATATCAAGAGCCCCCAGGAACTGACCCCCTCGAGTCAGAGTGAAGGTGTGATGCTGAAGAACG ATGATAGCATGTCTCCAAATCAGTGGCGTTACTCTTCTCCATGGACAAAGCCACAGCCAGAAGTACCTGTCACAAACCGTGCCGCCAACTGCAACTTGCATGTGCCTACTCCCATGGCTGTGAATCAGTTCTCACCATCCCTGGCTAGGAGGGCCTCTGTTCGGCCTGGGGAGCTGTGGCATTTCTCCTCCCTGGCTGGCACCAGCTCCTTAGAGCCTGGCTACTCTCATGCCTTCCCTGCTCGGCACCTGGTTCCAGAGCCCCAGCCTGATGGGAAACGTGAGCCTCTCCTAAGTCTCCTCCAGCAAGACAGATGCCTAGCCCGTCCTCAGGAACCTGCCGCCAGGGAGAATGGCAACCCTGGCCAGATAGCTGGAAGCACAGGGTTGCTCTTCAACCTGCCTCCCGGCTCAGTTCACT atAAGAAACTGTATGTATCTCGTGGATCTGCCAGTACCAGCCTTCCAAATGAAA TGTACAGATTCTCTCTCCACACCACACAGCTGCTCcatggggatggggaaggggtagCATCAGCGATTCAAGACTGTCTTCCTTACCGTCTTCCAGTGCCTTTTTCAGTGATacaaagttaa